The Nitrosomonas sp. PY1 genomic sequence GCACTAGAGCCACTAGTGAGAGATGGGCAGGTAAGGGTAACACAAAGCGCATTAGGTATCACTGTTGAAATTAATGCAAGTGTTCTTTTTTCACCTGGACAAGCAAAGCTTGCAGATAATTCGAGCGTGGCTTTGCAAGCGGTAGCGAAGATCATTAAAGACCAAGAGCATGAAATTCAAGTAGAAGGCCATACCGATAATTTTCCCATTAGTACCGATAATTTTCCTTCAAATTGGGAGTTATCGACAGCGCGTGCAAGCAGCGTAGTTCGGCTATTCATTGAACAGGGTGTTGATGCCAGCCGATTGACTGCGATTGGATATGGCGAAAACAGGCCGATTGAATCGAATGAATCAACCGAAGGAAGAAAACGTAATCGTCGTGTCGCGATTATGATTCTTTCTGCTGATCCAGACAAAATTACCGAATTACCAATTGATTAAGAACGTGCTATCAGACGTTTTGTGATCTAACTAATTTAATGAAATGAGGTTTGTCTTGTTTCTTAGTAATAGATCAAATCTATCGTTTTGTCTTGAGCATTATTAGTTTTTTGTTCTTTCAAAGAGCGCCAGTCACACCAAACTTTCTCGGCTTCTTTTACATTATTAAAGGTCCATAGTACGACACCGTCTTCGGTCATTAATGTTGCCATTTTATTGGGCCATTCTTTGATTAAATATTGCATGATTATTCTCTCTCCTTTGTGATAAACATTGAAAATGCTCAGAGAAGCTTAACAAGTCATTGTGACAGTGTTATGACAAAAATATCGAAAGGTTTTGTAAAATGAAAATTATACTAAACTGCTGGTTTTCCGTAATTTCTTATAAATAAGGTTTTTTTAAAGGCTTTGGTGCGACTATAATTAATTTTTTCTCTTTCTGTGTTGATATTAAAAAGGAGTTGTTATGAATAAAACAAAATGTACTCAATTAAGTATTGCCATTACAATTTTATTTTTAGCGGGGTGCGCTGCGAATCCAGGAGTTAGTACTTCCGATGGTGTTGCAGCACAAACAGGTCAACAGGCGCTCAATGCCGGTAGCGCTGCTGCGAGTAGCAGTGCGGGACTTAACCAAATTGGTTTGGTCGATATATTAGTTCATCGTCTGGGGGTGTCACCGCAACAAGCTTTGGGTGGAGCTGGTGCTGTCTTCCAAGCGGCAAAAGGAAACATGGATCCCCAGGCATTTACGTCGCTTTCTGAATCAGTACCGGGTATGAGTACTATGCTTGGCGCAGCGCCTTCCTTGTCTGGGGCTACAGGATTGGGTGGAATGTCTTCCATGTTAGGAGGAGCAAGTAGCGGTTCATCAGGTAGTCTCGCAGCACTTGCCGGATCTTTTCAGCAGCTTAATCTCTCTCCCGATATGGTTGGGAAATTTATTCCTGTTATAACGAATTACGTTCAACAATCGAGCGGGCAAGCTTCAGCACAACTATTACAATCTGCCTTGGGCGTACGGTAATATAGAATTTCTTGCGGAGAGAGGGAGTGCGTGCGATGTGTATTTGATAACATCACACGCACTAGAAGTGAGGATTGTAAGTAATATTTCTAGAACCCTATTCCTAAGTAACCACCTGCTGTCATACCGCTTAAGTTGATATCGTCCGTTTTCCCAGCGGTTAACTGATAGCGTCCGTCAATACCGATAAAGAAATCTTTCCAGATATTGTAGTCAATTCCGGCACCAAACTGCACGCCTGGTACAATGTAGGTAATCGATTCACTGGGTGGACTCATAACGTGAATGGCCAGACCGGCGGGAATAACCCAAGGTCTAATTTTTGAGCCCTCAAAAAATTTAATTTTGGGCGACGCTGTTATTGTTAATTGATTGACCGTTACATTGATCGGATTTAATGAGCCACCTGCTAGCATGCTAGGTGCATTACCTACAGCGCCATTGCCAAGTACGTGTGAGCCGAATTGTTTGTATTCAACCATCAGTTCCGCAAATACAGTGGTTTTGGGAATATATCCCCACACATCCCGGGTTAAACCCCAATCGAACCCAGCGCCGGCATACCAGCCATCTTTATCGCTACGATCTTGTGCGCCGATAGGAAGCACCTCATTCTTTATGGTAACGCCATCACGATGATTCATCATGTGCGCAAAACCACCGCGAAAAAACAACATGCGCGTTTTTTCTGTTACATCGTCACCTACCCTTTCTTTCATTTTTGCTTTTGTTTGTTCGAGATCGCTACTAACCTTTTGCACATTTTGATTGGTAGTTTTTTCTATCGTATTTACTTTCTCTGTGGCTTGCGACGATTCAGATTTCACTC encodes the following:
- the motD gene encoding flagellar motor protein MotD, with amino-acid sequence MSKRRRRRNDDSSSDNPDRWLVSYADFITLLFAFFIVMYAVSSVNEGKYQELSYSLVTAFKNTASESLVLSTEVTPIQLQQLKLNNGIELLEPVNKVEKREKMRGMARTILDALEPLVRDGQVRVTQSALGITVEINASVLFSPGQAKLADNSSVALQAVAKIIKDQEHEIQVEGHTDNFPISTDNFPSNWELSTARASSVVRLFIEQGVDASRLTAIGYGENRPIESNESTEGRKRNRRVAIMILSADPDKITELPID
- a CDS encoding DUF2780 domain-containing protein; this translates as MNKTKCTQLSIAITILFLAGCAANPGVSTSDGVAAQTGQQALNAGSAAASSSAGLNQIGLVDILVHRLGVSPQQALGGAGAVFQAAKGNMDPQAFTSLSESVPGMSTMLGAAPSLSGATGLGGMSSMLGGASSGSSGSLAALAGSFQQLNLSPDMVGKFIPVITNYVQQSSGQASAQLLQSALGVR
- a CDS encoding porin family protein, with product MQTFFRKTTLRIPLACLSVAVLTIAAPYSWARDSANDRIRLLEQKLQSIQLELERVKSESSQATEKVNTIEKTTNQNVQKVSSDLEQTKAKMKERVGDDVTEKTRMLFFRGGFAHMMNHRDGVTIKNEVLPIGAQDRSDKDGWYAGAGFDWGLTRDVWGYIPKTTVFAELMVEYKQFGSHVLGNGAVGNAPSMLAGGSLNPINVTVNQLTITASPKIKFFEGSKIRPWVIPAGLAIHVMSPPSESITYIVPGVQFGAGIDYNIWKDFFIGIDGRYQLTAGKTDDINLSGMTAGGYLGIGF